Proteins encoded together in one Macrobrachium rosenbergii isolate ZJJX-2024 chromosome 45, ASM4041242v1, whole genome shotgun sequence window:
- the LOC136829953 gene encoding uncharacterized protein yields the protein MGLQSSSSDGGFNPPPQKGGFNPPPQKGASILLLSFSILLLRRGFNPPPQKGASILLLRRGLQSSSSEGGFNPPPQKGLQSSSSEGGFNHHPQKGASTIILRRGLQPSSSEGGFNHHPQKGASTIILRRGLPTIILRRGLQPSSSEGGFNHHPQKRGFNHHPQKDHPQKGASTIILRRGLQPSSSEGGFNHHPQRGLQPSSSEGGFNHHPQKGASTIILRRGLQPSSSEGGFNHHPQKGASTIILRRGLQPSSSEGGFNHHPQKGALNHHPQKGASTIILRRGLQPSSSEGGFNHHPQKGASTIILRRGFQPSSSEGGFNHHPQKGVSTIILRRGLQSSSEAGLQSSSSEGGFNPPPQKGGFNPPPQKGGFNHPQKGGFNHHPQKMGFNHPPQKGASISLQSSSLKRGLKLSSLKRGLKLSSLKRGLKLSSLKRGLKLSSLKRGA from the coding sequence ATGGGGCTTCAATCCTCCTCCTCAGATGGGGGCTTCAATCCTCCTCCTCAGAAGGGGGGCTTCAATCCTCCTCCTCAGAAGGGGGCTTCAATCCTCCTCCTCAGTTTTTCAATCCTCCTCCTCAGAAGGGGCTTCAATCCTCCTCCTCAGAAGGGGGCTTCAATCCTCCTCCTCAGAAGGGGGCTTCAATCCTCCTCCTCAGAAGGGGGCTTCAATCCTCCTCCTCAGAAGGGGCTTCAATCCTCCTCCTCAGAAGGGGGCTTCAACCATCATCCTCAGAAGGGGGCTTCAACCATCATCCTCAGAAGGGGGCTTCAACCATCATCCTCAGAAGGGGGCTTCAACCATCATCCTCAGAAGGGGGCTTCAACCATCATCCTCAGAAGGGGGCTTCCAACCATCATCCTCAGAAGGGGGCTTCAACCATCATCCTCAGAAGGGGGCTTCAACCATCATCCTCAGAAGAGGGGCTTCAACCATCATCCACAGAAGGATCATCCTCAGAAGGGGGCTTCAACCATCATCCTCAGAAGGGGGCTTCAACCATCATCCTCAGAAGGGGGCTTCAACCATCATCCTCAGAGGGGGCTTCAACCATCATCCTCAGAAGGGGGCTTCAACCATCATCCTCAGAAGGGGGCTTCAACCATCATCCTCAGAAGGGGGCTTCAACCATCATCCTCAGAAGGGGGCTTCAACCATCATCCTCAGAAGGGGGCTTCAACCATCATCCTCAGAAGGGGGCTTCAACCATCATCCTCAGAAGGGGGCTTCAACCATCATCCTCAGAAGGGGGCTTTAAACCATCATCCTCAGAAGGGGGCTTCAACCATCATCCTCAGAAGGGGGCTTCAACCATCATCCTCAGAAGGGGGCTTCAACCATCATCCTCAGAAGGGGGCTTCAACCATCATCCTCAGAAGGGGGTTTCAACCATCATCCTCAGAAGGGGGTTTCAACCATCATCCTCAGAAGGGGGTTTCAACCATCATCCTCAGAAGGGGGCTTCAATCCTCCTCAGAAGCGGGGCTTCAATCCTCCTCCTCAGAAGGGGGCTTCAATCCTCCTCCTCAGAAGGGGGGCTTCAATCCTCCTCCTCAGAAGGGGGGCTTCAATCATCCTCAGAAGGGGGGCTTCAATCATCATCCTCAGAAGATGGGCTTCAATCATCCTCCTCAGAAGGGGGCTTCAATCAGCCTTCAATCATCATCCTTAAAAAGGGGGCTTAAATTATCATCCTTAAAAAGGGGGCTTAAATTATCATCCTTAAAAAGGGGGCTTAAATTATCATCCTTAAAAAGGGGGCTTAAATTATCATCCTTAAAAAGGGGGGCTTAA